In Ilumatobacter fluminis, the following proteins share a genomic window:
- a CDS encoding DUF2207 family protein → MQLAGIFDRPSTNTVAIAIACTAIGWALHWWFEYSTRSERADPHGEQRPEPVEGQTIEPPAVVGLITNEFTAPQSAVTATSLDLAARGWIRLTSTDGELVVVTRGNPAGGDSLLPFEQQVLNHLASRAFNDVSSASTLALSHHRLNRRWWLRFQRSVGDEAQARGLSTARYTPLELAPPAALAAIALLAWWFAGRNGDEIALSESWQSRTVWVLTLGAIAGLGWVTALRFMGAAQRPTDLGRDRQNAWMGFRQRLRERIPSDASVLAPPPQQQALSQACVMGVATQVLAEFPAAPEHPRLAWSEAGGVPHLVRIRYPFRPGYGQHPMKVGAVGLVVFFAARWLQGYLERIGDGEALTSLLDRVPGQVELIQDIADILALICWLPIVWAAWAVIAGVVDSIATRVRIGSVVRARRPADVLPPLLVNVVKPFAERDRFSTYLAVDDGNRRTVWAWLANERGAAPQGAQARVRATPLLGYVRSSEPVGTGTRPDAE, encoded by the coding sequence ATGCAACTCGCCGGCATCTTCGACCGCCCGTCGACCAACACCGTCGCGATCGCGATCGCGTGTACCGCGATCGGCTGGGCGTTGCACTGGTGGTTCGAGTACTCGACCCGGTCCGAACGCGCCGACCCGCACGGTGAGCAACGCCCCGAACCGGTCGAGGGCCAGACGATCGAGCCGCCTGCCGTCGTCGGGTTGATCACGAACGAGTTCACCGCGCCGCAGAGCGCCGTGACCGCCACCTCGCTCGATCTCGCCGCTCGCGGCTGGATCCGGTTGACGAGCACCGACGGCGAACTCGTCGTGGTGACCCGCGGCAACCCGGCCGGTGGCGACTCGCTCCTGCCGTTCGAGCAGCAGGTGCTCAACCATCTCGCGTCCCGGGCGTTCAACGACGTCAGTTCGGCGAGCACGCTCGCCCTGTCGCACCACCGGCTCAACCGCCGGTGGTGGCTGCGGTTCCAACGGTCGGTCGGCGACGAGGCCCAGGCCCGTGGCTTGAGCACCGCCCGCTACACCCCGCTCGAACTGGCACCGCCGGCCGCGCTGGCCGCGATCGCGCTGCTCGCCTGGTGGTTCGCCGGCCGCAACGGCGACGAGATCGCCTTGTCGGAATCGTGGCAGTCGCGCACCGTCTGGGTGCTGACGCTCGGCGCGATCGCCGGGCTCGGCTGGGTGACGGCGCTCCGTTTCATGGGCGCTGCCCAACGACCGACCGACCTCGGACGCGATCGACAGAACGCCTGGATGGGCTTCCGACAGCGACTTCGCGAACGCATCCCGTCCGACGCCAGCGTGCTGGCGCCTCCGCCCCAGCAGCAGGCGTTGTCGCAAGCGTGCGTGATGGGCGTCGCCACCCAGGTGCTCGCCGAGTTCCCGGCGGCGCCCGAGCACCCACGACTCGCCTGGTCGGAGGCAGGCGGTGTGCCGCACCTCGTGCGCATCCGCTACCCGTTCCGTCCGGGCTACGGCCAGCACCCGATGAAGGTGGGCGCCGTCGGCCTGGTCGTGTTCTTCGCCGCCCGCTGGCTCCAGGGCTATCTCGAGCGGATCGGCGACGGTGAGGCGCTCACGTCGCTGCTCGATCGGGTGCCCGGCCAGGTCGAGCTGATCCAGGACATCGCCGACATCCTCGCCCTCATCTGCTGGCTGCCCATCGTGTGGGCCGCGTGGGCCGTGATCGCCGGCGTCGTCGACTCGATCGCCACCCGCGTCCGAATCGGGTCGGTCGTGCGCGCACGCCGACCGGCCGACGTGCTCCCTCCGCTCCTCGTGAACGTCGTCAAGCCGTTCGCCGAGCGCGACAGGTTCAGCACCTACCTCGCCGTCGACGACGGCAACCGCCGCACCGTGTGGGCGTGGCTCGCCAACGAGCGCGGCGCCGCCCCGCAGGGCGCCCAGGCGAGAGTTCGCGCCACGCCCCTCCTCGGCTACGTCCGCAGCAGCGAACCCGTCGGCACCGGCACCCGCCCCGACGCCGAGTAG
- a CDS encoding mechanosensitive ion channel family protein: protein MEFVRAVDEECWERGGNLCTWVYERTGENETAANFASWFVDRPLRIILILTIAFIATRLTKRWIKGLVAGVIAPKSTPTQKLEKLGIDVPSQIAAQPSARKASRAESISTLLTSTAVVIIWTITVLIILGEFGVDLAPLIAGAGIAGVALGFGAQQLVKDCISGLFMLLEDQYGIGDVIDLGEATGTVENVSLRTTVLRGVDGTVWHVPNGVVQRVGNLSQLWSVALVDVDVAYDTDLDRARELLERAANNVCERDEHVSQIIQAPRVLGVEALAADGITIRVITRVEPGAQWEIQREMREEIKNVFDADGIEIPFPQRTVWMRADEAAATTSEG, encoded by the coding sequence GTGGAGTTCGTGCGCGCCGTCGACGAGGAGTGCTGGGAACGGGGCGGCAACCTCTGCACCTGGGTCTACGAACGCACGGGCGAGAACGAGACCGCCGCCAACTTCGCGAGCTGGTTCGTCGACCGCCCGCTGCGCATCATCCTGATCCTCACCATCGCGTTCATCGCCACCCGGCTGACGAAACGATGGATCAAGGGGCTGGTCGCCGGCGTCATCGCGCCGAAGTCGACGCCGACGCAGAAGCTCGAGAAGCTCGGCATCGACGTACCGAGCCAGATCGCGGCCCAGCCCTCGGCCCGGAAGGCGTCTCGGGCCGAATCGATCTCGACGTTGCTCACGAGCACGGCCGTGGTGATCATCTGGACGATCACCGTGCTGATCATCCTCGGCGAGTTCGGTGTCGACCTCGCACCACTGATCGCCGGTGCCGGCATCGCCGGCGTCGCACTCGGCTTCGGTGCGCAGCAACTGGTCAAGGACTGCATCTCGGGCCTGTTCATGCTGCTCGAAGACCAGTACGGCATCGGCGACGTGATCGACCTCGGCGAGGCGACGGGCACCGTCGAGAACGTGTCGCTCCGCACGACGGTGCTCCGGGGCGTCGACGGCACCGTGTGGCACGTCCCGAACGGTGTCGTGCAGCGGGTCGGCAACCTGAGCCAGCTGTGGTCGGTCGCCCTCGTCGACGTCGACGTCGCCTACGACACCGACCTCGATCGTGCCCGCGAACTGCTCGAGCGCGCCGCGAACAATGTGTGCGAGCGCGATGAGCACGTCTCGCAGATCATCCAGGCGCCGAGGGTCCTGGGTGTCGAGGCCCTGGCAGCCGACGGCATCACCATCCGTGTGATCACCCGGGTCGAGCCCGGCGCGCAATGGGAGATCCAACGCGAGATGCGAGAAGAGATCAAGAATGTGTTCGACGCCGACGGCATCGAGATCCCGTTCCCCCAGCGCACCGTCTGGATGCGCGCCGACGAGGCCGCAGCGACCACGAGCGAGGGGTGA
- a CDS encoding chloride channel protein has translation MWRRRMMRALRPESFEVRRDELRELVRRSREMVLLAAITGVLTGLGVRGFEWVVEEIFHAVLEAPLWVTATAPAAGLVGSAIVLKFMGGGASPSTSDEYLRAFHDPAYRLRPRHLAARISASVLTLGSGGSLGLEGPSLYGGSALGSLLQSKLPRPFRGSDHRTLLVAGAAAGVAAIFKAPATGAIFALEVPYRDDMARRMLLPALVASASGYLTFVTLSSTTPLLSFGTFSVQGFELIDLFGAVVVGATCAIGARFFAKVMRIAKGFSLRALPFRLVFASLSLTCLFFISRELTGMPLSMGSGYEVFREWLFVESDIAIWLLVAMFLIRCSASAFTVAGGGVGGVFVPLVVAGGITGRGIAEVLHDGREQLYTGLGVAAFLGAGYRVPLAAVMFVAETTGTPGFIVPALFAAVAAELVMGEQSITAYQRRPGTD, from the coding sequence GTGTGGCGCCGACGGATGATGAGGGCATTGCGCCCGGAATCGTTCGAGGTGCGACGGGACGAGCTCCGTGAGCTGGTCCGACGCTCACGCGAGATGGTGCTGCTCGCAGCGATCACCGGCGTCCTCACCGGACTCGGCGTGCGCGGCTTCGAGTGGGTCGTCGAAGAGATCTTCCATGCCGTGCTGGAGGCGCCGCTGTGGGTCACGGCGACCGCGCCCGCAGCGGGTCTCGTCGGGTCGGCGATCGTGCTGAAGTTCATGGGTGGCGGCGCGTCACCGTCGACCTCCGACGAATACCTGCGAGCGTTCCACGATCCGGCCTATCGCCTCCGACCCCGCCATCTGGCGGCCCGCATCAGCGCGTCGGTGCTCACCCTCGGGTCCGGCGGCTCGCTCGGCCTCGAAGGCCCCTCGCTCTACGGCGGTTCGGCGCTCGGGTCGTTGCTCCAGAGCAAGTTGCCGCGACCGTTCCGAGGGAGCGACCACCGCACCCTGCTCGTCGCCGGTGCGGCCGCCGGCGTGGCAGCGATCTTCAAGGCGCCGGCGACCGGAGCGATCTTCGCGCTCGAGGTGCCCTACCGCGACGACATGGCACGCCGCATGCTGCTGCCCGCGCTGGTCGCCAGCGCCTCCGGGTATCTCACCTTCGTGACGCTGAGCAGCACGACACCGCTGCTCAGCTTCGGAACCTTCTCGGTGCAGGGCTTCGAGCTGATCGACTTGTTCGGCGCCGTCGTCGTCGGTGCCACGTGTGCGATCGGCGCCCGCTTCTTCGCCAAGGTGATGCGGATCGCCAAGGGGTTCTCGCTCCGAGCGCTCCCGTTCCGCCTCGTCTTCGCGTCGCTGTCGCTGACGTGCCTGTTCTTCATCAGCCGTGAGCTCACCGGCATGCCGCTCAGCATGGGGAGCGGCTACGAGGTCTTCCGCGAGTGGCTCTTCGTGGAGAGCGACATCGCCATCTGGCTGCTCGTCGCGATGTTCCTCATCCGCTGCTCGGCGTCGGCGTTCACCGTCGCCGGCGGCGGCGTGGGCGGGGTGTTCGTGCCCCTGGTCGTCGCCGGCGGTATCACCGGACGCGGCATCGCCGAGGTCCTCCACGACGGCCGTGAGCAGCTCTACACGGGCCTCGGCGTGGCGGCGTTCCTGGGCGCCGGCTATCGCGTGCCGCTCGCCGCAGTGATGTTCGTCGCCGAGACCACCGGCACGCCCGGCTTCATCGTGCCGGCGCTGTTCGCGGCGGTGGCGGCCGAGCTCGTCATGGGCGAGCAGTCGATCACCGCCTACCAGCGACGACCCGGCACCGACTGA
- a CDS encoding carboxyl transferase domain-containing protein, with amino-acid sequence MAQAVHSELQGTIVSILVGEGDVVGERTVVALVESMKLHHDVVAGVAGRVSSIAVAEGTTVQAGTPIVHVEPVGEDEAVAADEIVTAGPTGTDRRDLADVIARHELGLDEARPEAVAKRHGRGHRTARENLADLVDDGTFVEYGPLAVAAQRKRRTHDDLIANTPADGMIGGIGTINGALFEGRDARAVAVSYDYMVLAGTQGTRNHIKKDRLFEVAERLRLPVVFFTEGGGGRPGDTETPGVSGLDCLAFLWFGQLSGTVPLVGIASGYCFAGNAAILGCCDVVIATRDANIGMGGPAMIEGGGLGVYAPTEVGPIEVQRANGVVDVVADDEAHATAIAKQYLSYFQGPVADWTCPDQTALRDVVPTDRLRSYDVRAAIEALFDTDSVLELRRDFANGMITALARVEGRPVGVIANDPAHLAGAITSDGADKAARFMQLCDAHGIPIVSLVDTPGMMVGPETEETALVRHCSRLFVTGANVTVPMVSIVLRKSYGLGAQAMMGGSTKAPLACIAWPTGEFGGMGLEGAVRLGYRKELDACTTDADRDALFAELVGRLYEVGKALSVAEYFEIDDVIDPVDTRRWISAILESAPPRPDGPVRPNVDTW; translated from the coding sequence ATGGCTCAAGCCGTCCACTCCGAACTCCAGGGCACCATCGTCTCGATCCTCGTCGGCGAGGGCGACGTCGTCGGCGAACGGACGGTGGTCGCCCTCGTCGAGTCGATGAAACTCCACCACGACGTGGTCGCCGGTGTGGCCGGCCGGGTCTCGTCGATCGCAGTGGCCGAGGGCACGACGGTCCAGGCAGGCACCCCGATCGTCCACGTCGAACCCGTCGGTGAGGACGAAGCTGTCGCCGCGGACGAGATCGTCACCGCCGGTCCCACCGGCACCGACCGCCGTGATCTCGCCGACGTGATCGCCCGACACGAACTCGGCCTCGACGAGGCCCGGCCCGAGGCCGTCGCCAAGCGACACGGTCGCGGTCACCGCACCGCACGCGAGAACCTCGCCGACCTGGTCGACGACGGCACCTTTGTCGAGTACGGCCCGCTCGCCGTCGCGGCGCAGCGAAAGCGACGGACCCACGACGACCTGATCGCCAACACGCCGGCCGACGGCATGATCGGCGGTATCGGCACGATCAACGGCGCCCTGTTCGAGGGACGCGACGCCCGCGCCGTCGCGGTGTCGTACGACTACATGGTCCTGGCGGGCACCCAGGGCACCCGCAACCACATCAAGAAAGACCGCCTGTTCGAGGTGGCCGAACGACTCCGACTCCCGGTCGTGTTCTTCACCGAGGGCGGCGGTGGCCGTCCCGGCGACACCGAGACACCCGGTGTGTCGGGTCTCGACTGCCTCGCGTTCTTGTGGTTCGGCCAGCTCTCGGGCACCGTGCCCCTCGTCGGTATCGCGTCCGGCTACTGCTTCGCCGGCAACGCGGCGATCCTCGGCTGCTGCGACGTCGTGATCGCCACCCGTGACGCCAACATCGGGATGGGTGGCCCCGCGATGATCGAAGGCGGTGGCCTCGGCGTGTACGCGCCGACCGAGGTCGGCCCGATCGAGGTCCAGCGAGCGAACGGCGTCGTCGACGTCGTCGCCGACGACGAGGCCCACGCCACGGCGATCGCCAAGCAGTACCTGTCGTACTTCCAAGGGCCGGTGGCCGACTGGACGTGCCCCGACCAGACCGCGCTCCGCGACGTCGTCCCCACCGACCGGTTGCGCAGCTACGACGTGCGGGCGGCGATCGAGGCCCTGTTCGACACCGACTCGGTGCTCGAACTCCGGCGCGACTTCGCGAACGGCATGATCACGGCGCTGGCACGCGTCGAGGGGCGACCGGTCGGCGTGATCGCCAACGATCCAGCGCACCTCGCGGGCGCGATCACGTCCGACGGTGCCGACAAGGCGGCCCGGTTCATGCAGCTCTGCGACGCCCACGGCATTCCGATCGTCAGCCTCGTCGACACGCCCGGGATGATGGTCGGCCCCGAGACCGAGGAGACGGCGCTCGTGCGGCACTGCTCGCGCCTGTTCGTCACCGGCGCCAACGTGACGGTACCGATGGTGTCGATCGTGCTGCGCAAGTCGTACGGCCTGGGCGCCCAGGCGATGATGGGCGGCTCGACCAAGGCGCCGCTGGCCTGCATCGCGTGGCCGACCGGCGAGTTCGGCGGCATGGGGCTCGAGGGAGCGGTCCGGCTCGGGTACCGCAAGGAACTCGATGCCTGCACCACCGATGCCGACCGCGACGCCCTGTTCGCCGAACTCGTCGGCCGGCTCTACGAGGTCGGCAAGGCCCTGAGCGTGGCCGAGTACTTCGAGATCGACGACGTGATCGATCCGGTCGACACCCGACGGTGGATCAGTGCGATCCTCGAGTCGGCGCCGCCGCGGCCCGACGGACCGGTGCGGCCGAACGTCGACACCTGGTGA
- a CDS encoding MBL fold metallo-hydrolase has translation MAEPNDDRLYFRQLLSGRDFATDDQIAQQMVNFVYAIGDRSTGECVLVDPAYDPSGLVDAVEADGMTVTGVLATHYHPDHVGGSMMGYSIDGIGGLLERVSCPIHVQRDEVPWVTRTTGVDEAQLVAHDSGDVVTVGDVEIQLVHTPGHTPGSQCFLVRNKLVSGDTLFLDGCGRTDLPGSDPQLMVESLKRLSKVDDDVVLYPGHRYSLASSAGMAQVKQSNWVFDQILGT, from the coding sequence ATGGCCGAGCCCAATGACGACCGCCTGTACTTCCGTCAGCTGCTGTCGGGTCGCGACTTCGCGACCGACGACCAGATCGCGCAGCAGATGGTCAACTTCGTCTACGCCATCGGCGACCGCTCGACCGGCGAGTGCGTGCTCGTCGACCCGGCCTACGACCCGTCAGGCCTCGTCGACGCGGTCGAGGCCGACGGGATGACGGTCACCGGTGTCCTCGCCACCCACTACCACCCGGATCACGTGGGCGGTTCGATGATGGGGTATTCGATCGACGGCATCGGCGGCCTGCTCGAGCGGGTGTCGTGCCCGATCCACGTGCAGCGCGACGAGGTGCCGTGGGTGACCCGGACGACCGGTGTCGACGAGGCCCAACTCGTGGCGCACGACTCCGGCGACGTCGTGACGGTCGGCGACGTCGAGATCCAGCTGGTGCACACGCCGGGCCACACGCCCGGCAGCCAGTGCTTCCTCGTGCGCAACAAGCTCGTGTCCGGCGACACCTTGTTCCTCGACGGCTGCGGCCGCACCGACCTCCCGGGCAGCGATCCGCAGTTGATGGTCGAGAGCCTCAAGCGGCTCAGCAAGGTCGACGACGACGTGGTGCTCTACCCCGGTCACCGCTACTCGCTCGCGAGCAGCGCCGGGATGGCGCAGGTCAAGCAGTCGAACTGGGTGTTCGATCAGATCCTGGGCACCTGA